From Mustela nigripes isolate SB6536 chromosome 13, MUSNIG.SB6536, whole genome shotgun sequence, one genomic window encodes:
- the KBTBD13 gene encoding kelch repeat and BTB domain-containing protein 13, which translates to MPRAPEAPTVQVRVDDQLFQAERALLVEHCGFFRGLFRSGMLETRAAEVRLGALSAAGFHTTLQVLRGEQPALAADEELLQAVECAAFLQAPALARFLEYSLTSDNCALLCDAAAVFGLHDVFHSAALFIRDGGRELAAELALPEARAYVAALRPSSYVAVSTHTPAPGFLEDASRTVCYLDEEEDTWRTLAALPLEASTLLAGVATLGNKLYIVGGVRGASKEVAELGFCYDPEGGTWREFPSPHQPRYDLALAGFDGRLYAIGGEFQRTPMSSVESYDPAAGCWSFVADLPQPAAGVPCAQARGRLFVCLWRPADTTAVVEYAVKADTWLQVAELRRPQSYGHCMVAHRDSLYVVRNGPKDDFLHCAIDCLNLATGQWTALPGQFVNSKGALFTAVVRGDTVYTVNRMFTLLYAIEGDTWRLLREKAGFPRPGSLQTFLLRLPPGTPGPVAPTTPEL; encoded by the coding sequence ATGCCACGGGCCCCAGAGGCCCCCACGGTGCAGGTGCGGGTGGACGACCAGCTCTTCCAGGCCGAGCGGGCCCTGCTGGTGGAGCACTGCGGCTTCTTCCGCGGTCTGTTCCGCTCCGGCATGCTGGAGACGCGCGCGGCCGAGGTGCGCCTGGGCGCGCTGAGCGCCGCCGGCTTCCACACCACGCTGCAGGTGCTGCGCGGCGAGCAGCCCGCGCTGGCGGCCGACGAGGAGCTGCTGCAGGCCGTAGAGTGCGCCGCCTTTCTGCAGGCGCCGGCGCTGGCGCGCTTCCTGGAGTACAGCCTCACGTCGGACAACTGCGCGCTGCTGTGCGACGCGGCCGCAGTGTTCGGCCTGCACGACGTGTTCCACAGCGCCGCGCTCTTCATCCGCGATGGCGGGCGCGAGCTGGCGGCCGAGCTAGCGTTGCCCGAGGCCCGCGCCTACGTGGCGGCGCTGCGGCCCAGCAGCTACGTGGCCGTGAGCACGCACACGCCGGCGCCGGGCTTCCTGGAGGACGCGTCCCGCACGGTGTGCTACCTGGACGAGGAGGAGGACACGTGGCGCACGCTGGCCGCGCTGCCCCTGGAGGCCAGCACACTGCTGGCGGGCGTGGCCACGCTGGGCAACAAGCTGTACATCGTGGGCGGCGTGCGGGGTGCCAGCAAGGAGGTGGCGGAGCTGGGCTTCTGCTACGACCCCGAGGGAGGCACGTGGCGCGAGTTCCCCAGCCCGCACCAGCCGCGCTATGACCTGGCGCTGGCCGGCTTCGACGGCCGTCTCTATGCCATCGGCGGCGAGTTCCAGAGGACGCCCATGAGCTCTGTGGAGAGCTATGACCCAGCCGCGGGCTGCTGGAGCTTCGTGGCGGACCTGCCCCAGCCGGCCGCGGGAGTGCCCTGCGCCCAGGCACGTGGCCGCCTCTTCGTGTGTCTGTGGCGGCCGGCCGACACCACGGCTGTGGTGGAGTACGCTGTGAAGGCGGACACGTGGCTGCAGGTGGCCGAGCTGCGGCGTCCGCAGAGCTACGGTCACTGCATGGTGGCCCACCGCGACAGCCTCTACGTGGTGCGCAACGGACCTAAAGACGACTTCCTCCACTGCGCCATCGACTGCCTCAACCTGGCTACGGGTCAGTGGACCGCACTGCCTGGCCAGTTTGTCAACAGCAAGGGAGCGCTCTTCACGGCGGTGGTGCGCGGCGACACAGTCTATACGGTCAATCGCATGTTTACGTTGCTCTATGCCATCGAGGGTGACACCTGGAGGCTGCTCAGGGAGAAGGCCGGCTTCCCAAGGCCCGGGTCCTTGCAGACTTTCCTCCTTAGGCTTCCTCCTGGCACTCCCGGGCCTGTGGCCCCAACAACACCAGAACTGTGA